The sequence below is a genomic window from Peromyscus maniculatus bairdii isolate BWxNUB_F1_BW_parent chromosome 17, HU_Pman_BW_mat_3.1, whole genome shotgun sequence.
gattgagcaaatatattttagatagttcATCTTCAGATCCTTTAgaggtctacagaatatggcatttaaaatgttttaataacttagaaatttttttatgactgtgagacttgtcggctcctggcagtaccaatctaattcagagaaaatatgggcattgaagaaactgcatatggagttaactttcattgtggcaaaagttagtcactggacaacaaagtgtccttgaatcaactgctgacaaacaggacagacagggcatgaaacaaaggactactgattcttgcaaAGACAAGTGTagttgtggctttaacaaaaggcatcctctgaggccaggacaatatggcaccatccctgaagtggcttttacaatccggaaaaggtacagtgcccttttcttcgaaggcagctgaactggcagtgggccgatggcttctgatgtgcggTGGAACATCAGCTGAAActgttattcttttcttttttaattaatttatttattttttaaactacactcatgatattaatcacatttgtggtattcatagattacattcacagtattcattcaattatatatatatataaatatatatattaaatgtcgaatgtcatttcttgaatggggtaggaggtcttaattacaggcttacagcacaatgggaggaccccagagggcaaaagttcactactgatgttttacaatcttgcatctaagctattaacacccattattcaggatacacagacaaggaacttcccttaggcattcaggagggtggaacctggcaggggaTTAGCACTGAGAGGATATCAAgatcaaggtccgcaagcaaggcaacagttacccaaaacgggggccagggtcctgcaggtcccccttttattaaaaaatgagcttcttacttgggttgcatgggaccttacccgtcatggagacgcctgcccaggccacacaggtgctctgtcttaggttggtgagagccccccaggcattacccgtctctgaatactcattatcataccggctcaatcgtgtgtgagctgcatagttaattgctgccaaagatctcaaagtggcactgggcttgcaatctgtgtgtttgatacaggaaagaccaacagaggtcctatcccacccatagccagtaggctaaaggcaactgagccatttccttccttatcgagccatactgtacgttggagtccttgtaagatagtatcccaaaagcagctggaacttgagtttataaatttataattgaaactgttattcttgaaagagtaactaagcttacagagtctaacctctcaatggtagactggcatttaatagagggatgtggagaagaatgggatgccgagatgaagccacacacacaagccaagaaaaatggacagctgaattaaaaaaacatcaacaattttcagaatttaaaatcctgaatcatgacaggacactagtggaattcagacGTTTCTGGTACATGggactactctcaccaaatgtgaagTCACactgttggccttgtgtacatcctacttcacaaatagtttgtcagatacactaagcctataggctgaaaatgatgccccaacactgcggaaacctcaggtgactgtccaggcagctggctgtttctgtcaactcacattttttttgaagctgcttacatgcacttcctggttttatttttttaggtaatattatttccttcttaggtctctgagggagttgaaaattagttatagttgaagattagttaaagttatagttaaagattagatagttatagttttccttgttaagaatttcagaaaagaaactcactaaagaggtgtaagtatataaatttgaaagacattataagatagttctgttagtaatataaattaggatagaaagtgaaccaggtacattttggacttaccaaaataggatagataatggaatattttctctgaatatgtcaaatgcaaatggactagacattgtttaggtatttatttcttgtatatattgtatatagttattgtacaattggatataatttttcttatattagttataacttttttccttttttctttttattagaatacaaaggggaaatgtagcaggaatcttaaatggtcttattaataagatcaaacctgaggtcagttattggggtgaatgctggaagatcagagcagcagaacaagccacagccacctcatcttgccagttcctcggctaatcctgtttcctcagactggaagcctctgagtcctcatatccgaatggatctcagctgaactgtgctgctagaagcctaaaagcttaaccagccaaatacttctagtttctggtcttcacaccttatatacctttctgctttctaccatcactccctgggattaaaggcttactttctggaattaaagacatgagtcaccatgcttggctgtatccttgaacacacaaagatccaggtagatctctgcctctggaatgctaggattaaaggcgtgtgctaccactgcctgtcctctatgtttaatattgtggctgtcctgttctctgaccccagataagtttactagcatgcacaatatttcggggaacacaataccaccactgggaaatatggtgatattttacttgtgctgaaatgtgatttcatttgtatgttaataaataaaagtgcctgggggtcagagataataacaagccatttagcagaatctggcagtggtagcacacgcccttaatcctgatcacatgacagatctctgtatgttcaaggataccaccagcatggagacacatacctttaatctcaataccaaccatagatctggaggtctgtatagacaggccgtgacaaggaggtcatgtggttgggtttacaaccaatgagaaggcagaacagaaagtcaataaaaaagacaggacacacaggaagtaggtttctctctcaggggaaggacaacagcggcagtgaagggtaagaaggcggttttagtctcagctcttagctgctactctgacctcttgggcttttaactctgcatttggctctgtgtttcttatttaataaaaccattcagaatttcatctacaggCTCTGATTCTAGAgccaaggtgtgtttctttggcactggtttcaggcTCAGGGTGGATTTCTTGGGTTCTGGGTTCGGGGctgaagtgtttctttcactggctcggGTCCTAGGGTCAGGGTGGATGTCTTTGGCTGGCTCGGGTCCTAGGGTCAGGGTAGATGTCTTTGGCTGGCTCGGGTCTTAGGGTCAGGGTGGAtgtctttggctggcccttttaccctacagtgtctcttcacagcaataaaaaccctaagactgGCAGCAAGCccagcaatttttatttttaattgtatgtgcaCGTGACTGCAGTTGCTTGTGGacgtcagaagagggtgtcaggtcccctggagatggagttacaggtgtctgtgagctgccacgtgtgtgctgagaaccaaacctaggtcctctgcaagagcagccagtgctctttgtttgggtgggagctccacctcaacccctggctccctggcatccctatacccagagtctggaatgttcagactgaagatccacctcaactcccctccctcatctctctccccaaacccgtcccttcaaagcctgccaaacacagctcctcccccagagaggctcaggacgGCTCCCACAGGGTAtgtaagctgcatcccagaaaacagacacgtggttcttctggtctctcgtcccattctcctctctgaggcaggggaatcgCCCGGGAACGCTtcacccattaaacctgggcttttccaattccgtctgattcagtttaatttggattgctgcattggtggagaggccttcagggtgAAAAAACTTACTCTCTGGAGGTTCTACCAAGGGGGACTGATTTTCCCCTAACGGCCCAGGGCCATGAGGTGGGAAAACACCCCTCTCCCCTACAACTGCTCTCCACCCGACTGAGGTCGGCTCCCAGCTAGATAAGTTTCCTTTTCAAGTCATTGCCTAGGAGGCCCAGGGCCTCTTCATTTTTTGGGGGTGTCCTGCCAAAGACGCAGCTGCGCCAGGCCCCCAACCTGTTCCGGAGCAAAGGGCTGCCTTTGTTCCGTGGGACCCCTTCTCCAGGAGACATTCTGTGGAAGGGAATTTCCcatacaacccccccccccccgtttttttGACCCAAGACTTACCACATTGGACGCACTGTGCTAGGTTTCGGGTCCCCAGCATAGACTTGAAAAATGGCACTTGCCATTCAAAGCCTGATCCCCAAATGCCCCTGTGGGGTCTTTTACAAAATTTATTCAAATTGGGGCCGTCTGATACAATTGGAtagaactgggctggagagatggctcagaggttaagagcaccggctgctcttccagaggtcctgagttcaattcccagcacccacatggtggctcacaaccatctgtaatgagatctggcgccctcttctgtgtacataataaataaattaaaaaaaaaaaaacaattggatAGAACTGCCCTGCGTCCATGGTTTTTGGGTTTTGCACTCCTGCCCTCCCTACAGGGGCCAATGTCTCACAGCATCGGTCCATTCACTGCTGGAGACActgacccctcccccacatcccccaaactcTACCTACCCAACCCCCTCCTCTGGTGCCACAAATCTAAGATCaaattcctcctctttccctcctgtcctcccctctcctaacggctccccccccccatctcccaaTGCCTCAAACTACACACTGGACTGGCGCCCCCAAATCTTCCCTGGTTTCTTCTCATACTCGGTCTCACCAgactcctgccttcccacccGTTTCATTTCTCAGTCAGCGCCAgatactagaaaaaaattaaaaaggctgAGGAGGATCCCCAAACTCCCCTACAGGAACTGGTGGAAATGGCTTTTAAAGTTCTTAATGCTTGAGAATGACAGCTGAGTCAACCCGACAGACAAGGCTGCAACAGAACACGCTCCAATCCCAAGCCTTAGCAGCTGCTCTGAGGCCACCAGGGCCCCCACAAGGGGTACAAGGGAAGTCAATCTTGCCGGAGCTCAGCCCAAATCATCTCCACCAAAAACCTGTTTCAAATGCAGCAAGCAGGGCCACTGGTCACAGTATTGCCCTGACCCCAGCCATCCAGGAGGCCATGCCCTGTCTTCCAACAGCCTGGGCACTAGAAATCGGAATGCCCCCATGTGGGCTCATCCTCTATGCCATGCCATATTCAGCCTCACCAACATCAGCAACTGAtattcttctggcctttgaactCCTAAGCCTGGCAGAGGACTGATGCGCCTAGACCTGCTGAGTCCCATTGCCCTCCCATAGGGACCTCTCCGAGCCTAGCGTGATACTGCGGGTAGCGGGTAAGTCCATTGACTTTCCTCCTCTGGACACAGGAGCTACCTATTCTGTCAACATCTCACTCAGGTCCTACAGTTCCCTTGCCAATTTCTGTCACAGGAGTGGACAggaccccttccttcccacttagGACCCTGACACTTCCCTGCATTCCTGCAGGGCGATTCTTCTCGCTCTTTTCTGGTCATACCTGCTTGCCCTGCACCTCTGCTTGGTCGCAATGTTCTCAGCCTTTTTGGGGGCCACACTCACCTTGGCCCCCACACTCTCCTGAGTATTTCACAGGTCCATTCCCGGGGCCCTCCAGATATgtcagcctctgcaccagctccgaGGACACCAACCAGGCGAGGATTGGCAAGTGGacttcactcacatgcccacacctAAACAACTCCGATACCTCCTAACTATGGTTGACACCTTTATCCTCAGGAACGGCTGAGAAGgccaatggactcatcaaacaacagctcaccaagctctccattgaactcaggttatcttggccctccatctccccattgcccttaccGGCCTCCAGGCCACCCCACGCTCTCCTACAGGCCTGAGCCCTTTTGAGCTCCTTTACAGAAGGCCCTTCCTCCTCgttcaccacctcccagcccaaacTCCCCCACTGGCCGGGTACCTCCTCTACCTCTCtcttctgaggtcccttctcTGTTCATACTGTGATCCTCACCACCCCTCGGCTGCCAAGCTCCTAGGACATCCATGCTGGTACCactctccaggctcaagtgggCACCTATCCAGGATACATGGTCTGTCCAGAagctgggaccctccaccctctggttttccaagatgtcccactAAAGGGTctatctgctcttctgctctgtacatTCATCTTTACAGTACAACTAGGGCAGATgttaatgatctttttttttttttcctagaaacttggcttttttgcttcctcaagaaacagatgcctgaaGTCTCCAGGATAACAACCAACCAGATGCACCCCCACTCACACCTCCTCTGAATGTGAGTTCACCAATTCCTGACTCCTCTTCCCAAGTCGCCCCATACCCAcaggaagtagtcagacttgaaccggcgtccctatacccaaagagtcgggaatgttctggtggaggaTCCACCTCAACtaccctctcccatctctttccgCAAACCctccccttcaaagcccaccaaacacagctcctcccccagagtctcaagaccactcccacagggtatgtAAGCTTCATCCTAGAAAACAGACAAatggttcttctggtctctcatccccatctcctctctgaggcaggggaatcacccaggaatgctttacccattaaacctgggcttttccagttTGGTCTGATTAGGtttaatttggattgctgcattggTGGAGAGGTCTTCAGAATGAAAAAacttatcattctttttttttttttttttttttttttttggttttttgagacaggttttctctgtgtaacagcttggctgtcctagaattcgctctgtagaccaggatagccttgaactcagagatctgcctgcctctgcctcgagagtgctgggattaaaggtgtgtgccactgcctccTGGCTCTTAAAGAGTTATCTAGATCAGGGTGAAAGGTGGCCTTGTTTGTTCAATGCCCCAGCCCCCTGTGGGCAGCACTTCCCCTACACAGAGGCCTGAATTGTATAAGAGTGACGAAAACTAGCTCAGGATGCACAAGCCAATAGCATGGaccaccccacctcctctctgttCCCAAGGTTTCTGCTTTGATTTCTCTGAAACCACAAGGATGACAAGACCTGTGATGTGGGGGGGATGCTCTAACTTCTATTCCCCAACACACCATTTCCCTCCCACCTTGGGAGCTCACTACCTGTCCAGCAGAATGGATCAAAGCTCACCCACACCTGGAGAGGGAGACACAGAATCACAAACACATGTGTGTGGacgcacgcgcgtgcacacacacacacacaccgaaggGAGAGCTAGGGCTGTCAGATACTGCTGCAGGTCACATGCTCAGTCCTGAGGCTGCAGCTGTCACTGCTCCCATTCAGGAAGAAAAGCAGGGCGCTGCAGCAGCTGCATCCCagaccctgatacccaagccaagCCACCACCACTCCAAAGTGCGTCCCTTCTGCAGGACATCCACACACCAACGGATGAGGCCACTAGGGACTGTCCCCAAATGCAGGTGGAACGATGAGGCAGGGGAGGGATCCACGTGACAGGCTGGGTCCTGCACTCACAGCGTGGACATAGTACAGCAGCTTTCTTCGCTCTGAGTCATAACTGAAGGTGGCTGTAAACACACTGTAGAGCGGAGCCCGggtttgaactcctgaccttcctgccagGATCGCAGGTCTGCTCCACCAGTGCAAGCTACCCAAAACCTTCTCTAAGGAAGCTGACGAGCAGAGACGGCCAGACCCTTGTCTAAGGACACGGAACCACAAGCCTAATGTTTTGTTGTATTGAGGCCGAGTTCCACTGGGCAATTCGGGGAGGCTGGCACACACCCATCACagtccccctctttccttcccctatTCTACCCCCTGCACCCCGAAGGCTCCTGTGTGCCAGGCCAGCACTCAGATGTCCCAGGCCCTCAGGGCTCTAAATCCTTGCTAATGATTGAGTCTCCTTTTGCCGGCTCCACAGTGACATTAAGAATTTGAGTtggagccaggcattgtggctcatgcctttaatcacagcactccagaggcagaactctgccagcctggtctacagaatgacttttaggacagccagggctacacagagaaatcctgtctcaaaaacagcaaaacaaacaaaaacaaaacaaaaaaaaaaacagaaaagaaaaaaaacagattttgaGCTGGGAACCTAGTTCCTGGCCCACAACCAGCCCCAGCTAGCACTTAAGTGAACCGGAAGGGCTGCCATTTTGAGGCTCCAGACTGAAGCAGCAGTCGGGGTGTGGAGCCTGGGGGCATGGCTTCTGGAGGGCGTGGTCCTCGATGTGTGAATCCAAGTACAATCCTGTGCCACAGGTCCACAGCTTCCAGGTGAGTATGGTTTCTAGGCAACAAGCCTTGATGTGGCTTGGTTTAAGAGGATATggcttgggagctggagagacggctcaggtgttaagagcactggttgctcttccagaggtcctgggttcaattcctagtaaccacaggtggctcacagccatccataataagatctggtgccctcatctggcctgcagggatacaagcaggcagaacactgtgtacataataaataaatattttcttaaaacaggtattaaataaataaataaatagggtaTGGCTTATGGTGGGTGTGGTTTATGGATGAGTATGGCCTCTGCCGGGGCAGGGTGCTGGATGCTCCAGAGGACTAGTCTTCCTCAGTGGGGCTTCCAGGTGATGTGGCCCAAGACAGGTGGGCAGCCGTCggggagaggagggcagagcTTCCCTGGCAtcctggggggggcggggtggggggtgtccaAGGAGGACGCTCAACACCCTACAACACACATGATGTCCCTATAGCAACGGCCCAACCCCAGCGTCAGCAGAGCCAAGGTTGAGAAGTCCTACCCGGGGCACGCTGCAGGCGCTGAATGGGCGGGGACCGAGTGAATGAATACCTGGCGAGGCTCCTGCAGGGCGACGGGCCATCCTGAGGATCCCACTGGGTGGGGCTGAAGGGTGGACAGCAGGAGGGACTTCCCGGTGTGCCCACAGATCCTGCTGCGGGTTTTCCTGGAGCTCCCCGAGGAAGACAGCCACTTGTTGGTGGAGAAGGGTGAGGACCGGGTAGGCAGGGCACAGCTTTATGCGGCTGGATGCTTGGAGGGCAAGGGGCTGACACAGCACAGGGATGCAGAGGGGTAGGGAAGCCCTggggacaccacacacacacacacacacacacacaccagccagtcacacacacaccagtcagtcacacacacaccagtcagtcacacacacacacacacacacacacacaccccagccagCCAGTCCAAGCCCTTCAGCCTTGCTTGGTCTTAGATTTGCTCCCAAGAGCACAGGGGGGACCTGGATCTGCTGCACCACTCCAGGGGCCCAGCCCGTGGACACCCACAGGGAAAGGGCTGtcaccaccaaacacacacagaggcctctAACCAAATATAAATACATGTCACTTTCCAGTCTCACTGAGATGCCCGGGCTGGTCTCCAACTAGCGTCCTCCTGCCCCATCCTCCCAAAGACTGTGCTGGACCACTACCAACACGCCTAGCCTGATCTCTCTTCCAAGCCCTCCTTCCATCAAAAGGTGAGACATGGAAACAAAGTAGAATGTTCTAGAGTACCTTCTGCTCCCTCAGCTGGTTTTACCTCCCACGATGGGAAGCTCACTACCCGTCCAGAAGCACCGAGACATACCATCACTCACATATttaagcacacatatacacacacacacgtacacacacatgtgtacacacacacacacacacacacacacacacacacacacactatgcctTTGAAGCCAGAGCTCGGGACACAGGCAGGGACCTGCCCCTGGGACGCTCAGACACCCCAGAGGCTCGGGCTCCATGGTCACGTCCTCAGCACTTAGCCTCGGGCCTGGATGTCCTGGGGCCTCAGCTCTCGCTCCCCCTCGGCCAGGAACACCTGCAGAGCGCGATGTAGCAGGTGCACGCCCAAACGCCGCCGCTGCGTGGGTGGCCAAGAGGCCACCTCTCCATAGTAGTGCCCCTGTCTCTGGTTGGTCAGTGTCTGGATCCCTGAGCAGATCAGAGAAGAAGTCACCGGAGCAGCCTCCACCCCACCATAACAAAAggcacagaatacacacacacacacacacacacacacacacacacacacacacacacacacgctgggaCACACTCGGTGCTCAGTAACTGTCCACcgtgtgaatgaataaatgaatgaacagagaggaaaaggaagtggcGAGGGAATTCAGAGCTCAAACACTTGTCCTATGGCCTCCGCCCTAGAAGCCATACCCTCCCTACCTAGGGCATCCAACAGACAGGCCTCCCGCGTGTACGCCTCCACGGCCACCACGTGCTGGAAGCAGTGTAGGGAGATGACTCCGCGGCCGCTCGCCCAGATATCCAAGATCCGGCGGACCTTGGGACAGGCCTGGGGAGTGTGGTGGGATCAGGGCTTGGGTCCTAAGCCGTCTGCCCTCCGGCTGGCTGAAGGCTGGCTGGCCCTGCCCCCCTCTGCCCCCTGTCCCCACCTTTTTCCCTGGCCGCTCACGGTAGCCGAGGGCTTCCCAGAGGTGGGCATCTGGCCGGGCACAGGTCCCCTTGCCCACATAGAAGATGGCTTGCACGAAACATTGCAGACTCTCGGCCAGAGTGAGGGAGGATGCTCGGGCGGGCAGGCCCCGCGTCTGCCTGGGGTGCAGAGGGGCTCAGAGGATGAAGGAGCTTGATGCCAACCCTGAccccgagttccatccctgggacccacacgatggaaggagaccaactcccacaagctgccccccaccccagggtgcgtgtgtgtgcagacagacacatgcatggaaatgtgtgaaaaaaaaaaaaacaaaggggggtgggggggtggctcaGAGAGGGAAAAACAACCACTGTCCCCAGAGCCATGGGCCATTTGAACCCACATCCAGGGGCCCCTACTTTATAAGCCATGAAATGGGTACTCACAGCCGGAACCGACTCCGGCAGATTAACAGAGACGGCTAGCCCCTTCCCTAGGGACACACAGCGAATCAAAAACAAACCCCCACCATctgttggggtttgtttgtttagatgttttgagacagaattgtcCTGTTACAACCCAGGCCTGGAGCTCGGAGTCCACCCCCTTGTTCTCACGAAGGCAGAAGCCATCAGCAAGGGacagcccctccccacctctgtgGAGGATAGAACTTTCGGGGCCAGGCTACTGCTCCGCAGAGCCATGCTCTAATCCCAAGCCGCGGCGTTTCGGTCACCATCCTACCTGGGGTCGAGAAGAAGATACGTAAAGCTGGACTTGGCGGCGCCTTCCCGCCACCTCTTTGCGGGATCCGGATGCTGAAAGTGCCGAGCCAGGGCGGCCTCATCCGCCTGGCAGTCAGGGATGTGGCCTGTCCTCAGCGCCTCGGCCAGTTCTGGACTGTGCCCTGGAACAGTTTGGGAGGTGAAACGGAGTCAGGGCCGAGGGGGAAGGATGGTGAGGGCGGTGGGGCAGGTCTCGGGATTCCAGAAGTGTGGCCGGACTCCCAGTACCGCCAAGGGGCTCACccgggctagcctgggcttcctGCAGCCGCCGCAGGTAGTGTCTTCGAGTAAAAGGAGTGACCGGGCCAGGACTGTAGCCCAGCGCCCTCAGGGCCTGGAGCAGCTGCAGGTCAGACATGGGACCTTGTGGGTGCGAGGCCCCCGGGTCCCCATCACCAGGCAGGGAGGGGACATTGGTGGCCTCTGTGGTCAACTTCAGGGCCTGCAGCTGGCAGCTTAGTGCCCCGTCCCCAGCCACCTCGGCCCCACAGGACGGCCATGGGCTGCCCGCTGGTCCCGGTGTCCCCGCAGGGCGCCGGGGCTGCAGAGAGTCCTCCAACGCGGTGAAGAAGGAGTCGCTGCTGCTGCAGTCCGGGCTCCCGGTAGCCTCCGGGCTCCGGGGCTCCACCACCACCTTCCCGGCAGCCGCCGGCTCAGCTCTGCGCCTGTGCTGCCCCGAGTCCAGCGACGCATCCGGAGGTGTAGAGATGCCAGGAGACCCCGC
It includes:
- the Ankle1 gene encoding ankyrin repeat and LEM domain-containing protein 1, whose translation is MGPQLRIPHPPRSPRGWRDHSTPLSLSGVLGLACPPRAPLGRGPEAELGSRGAGPRARRGCRANLNPEGGDSARTWPLRPGDCWRPCARRSRGRGSNVAVCRRAVEELLRRGADPSLVLEDGAAAVHLAARARHPRALQCLRILLRRGADPNARSAEALTPVHVAAAWGCHGALELLLSRGGDPTLRDQDGLRPLDWALRQGHHNCARVLRDLDTPTRPREETPKPARKFPVAPAGVESALCPGRVFAGSPGISTPPDASLDSGQHRRRAEPAAAGKVVVEPRSPEATGSPDCSSSDSFFTALEDSLQPRRPAGTPGPAGSPWPSCGAEVAGDGALSCQLQALKLTTEATNVPSLPGDGDPGASHPQGPMSDLQLLQALRALGYSPGPVTPFTRRHYLRRLQEAQASPGHSPELAEALRTGHIPDCQADEAALARHFQHPDPAKRWREGAAKSSFTYLLLDPRQTRGLPARASSLTLAESLQCFVQAIFYVGKGTCARPDAHLWEALGYRERPGKKACPKVRRILDIWASGRGVISLHCFQHVVAVEAYTREACLLDALGIQTLTNQRQGHYYGEVASWPPTQRRRLGVHLLHRALQVFLAEGERELRPQDIQARG